GAATCTTTAACCCGGCTATCAATTGACATTATATCGCAACTAGTAAGGAATACTTGACAGTTCATTTTCTACAACCGAATGCACAGCGATGTTCAGTAGCCGAATCTTCAACCCGGCTATCAGATGACATTAAATCGCAACTATCAAGGAGTACTTGATAGTTCAATTTCTATAACCGAATGAACAGCGATGTTCAGCAGCCGCATCCTCAATCGGCTATCGAATTGACATTACGTCGCAACTATCAAGGAATACTTGATAGTTCATTTCCTATAACTCGTTTGAACATCATGTTCAAGTGCAACATTGTCAATCCGGCTATTGTATTGACATTACGTCACAACTATCAAGGAATACTTGTTAGTTCACTTATGCCCCCATTCCGGGAGGATTGTGTGATTGCATTCACCTATACGCCATGCCGCACTATTATCAGGGATTCCTGAGCATGCTATTTGAAGTACTATCCGATAGCAAAGTTTGACTCCTGTTTTTTCCATCGGCTTAATCATGTTTCATTTCTCCAACTATCCTGTAGGCTTACCAGTTGAATGGAAATAGTGAAACATTCAGTCAACAAGCATTTGGCACTAATATAACAGAGCAGCACACACATAGGGTATACATTACGGAAAGAATCAAAAGGGCCATCCAAAAGAACGGCCCTTCTTTCATGTTTCTATAAATCCCGGCATGTGATGCCTTTAAAGAACGTTGGCTGGTTATGAATTTGAGGCCGCGAGAACACGGCCTCCCAAAGCATAATCCCATGTAATGAATGATGATAAGGTATCATCAAAATCAACAAAGCGAAGCTAAGCCGTATAAAAAATGTAACCTGAGAAAAAGGGTGAGAATATCTCGGTGCTAGAAGAGAATATCTCCGAAATCCGGAGAAATAAAAAAAGCTCCTTCGTTATTTCGAAGGAGCTTTCGGTATATATACCATAAATGCTTTGACTACGCGGGTTTCAGCGATTTCTTGTCGCAATCGTCGGAACTCCGGAATGCTTTGCTCACCTGCCGCGCCGCGAGATATACAAGTCCCGCCGTTGCAATAGCAGCCAATCCCCCCAACCCGATATTCACCGCCTGACTCTTCGTTGGCCAACGCTTGCGCACCTTCTCCGGACTCGCCTGCGCAATGTCAAGCAAAGGCGCCATGCAGTTGTCTTCAATCACCTTGTCGGACACCGTGGCCGCCTCCACATATTGGGGATGGTACGCCACGCCAATGCCCGCGTCCTGCAGAAGCTCCGCGTCCGTTTCACCATTGCCGACATAAATAATATTTTGCGACTGGATATGATACTTCTCTGAAATATACCGCAGGATATTGCTCTTGCAATATTGCGCATTGCCGTTCTTGCCCGTCAGGAAGTAATCGGGAACTGTAATCTCGCCGGTAGCCACGCTGTGTACGAGATGCATCCTGTTGGCAAACGCGAAATCAGCCCCCAGCTTGTTTTTCATATGGTTGGCCACACATTCGAAACCGTCGGTGATCAGTCCGCAGATGTAACCGCGCCGCTTCAGTTCGCGGATCACATGACGAATGTCCGGCGTAACAGGAATACCATCGGCCACCTCCAGCAGTTCCGCCAGGTTCCTTCCCTGGAACAGGGCCGCACTGCGCGTGAGCACCGAAAGCGGATCAGAATAATGCTGCAGGATCTGCACCAGCGCCTCTTCCTGACCGAAGGCCACGGCGGCGGTATACAGGTAGTTCTCGCGGAAGATGGTTTCGTCCAGATTGAAGATCACCATCTTTTGCAGCTTGTCGATCGACTCAAGGATCGAATACTCCATCTGCTCGCGGATGATATTGATGTTACCCAGTGTTTCCAGGTTCTGCTGCGGGATGCTTTCCGCTTTTTTGAGAATGGTTCTGCTCACTTCGCGGCTCATCTTGCTGAGCTGTTCCCAGGTCTGCATCGCGTTTTCCAGCCGGCCGATATTGACTTCACGGATCTTTGCGCCCATGAGGTGCATGTCTATCAACAAGCCGATATCCACGCCGTAATCGTTTTCGAAATGCACTTGTTGCAGCATGTGCCTCCGCGCGGCGATCATCCCGCTCAAAGGCTGGTTGAAATGCGCGAGTTCGGGGAATAGAATGCTCAACAGCGGTTTGGCGACCAGCTGGGTCACACGTCCTGCCTGCCTTTCGAAATATGATTTCGTGAAATCGGCTTCGCCGCTCACGATCGCATCGGTTAAAAGTTCCACCAGCGCGTCGGGATAGGTGAGGATGTCGCCATCCACATACATGATGATGTCGTGTTTGGCCGCCATCATTCCTTCGCGCATGGAAATCCCTTTTCCGCGCTGGCTGCTGGTAATGACGCGCACCCTTTCCTTGAGTGCTTCATCTACAGTGTTATCGGTGGAGTTGTCGTCGACTACGATAATTTCGATAGGCCGGGATGTCTTTTTTATGGTCTTGATGACCTGTCGGATGGTTGCGCCCTCGTTGAGCACGGGAATCACTATGGAAATCATAGGCGTCAATAATGTTTTTGTGAACAATTACAGTGCCTTTTGGCAGCCTCTTGCCCCAAAAATGATACCATAATAGCCGGGCGCCCCGCGCGAGTACCAGTAAAAAAGGCTAATTTTACGTTACTTCACGCTTTAGGAACATGGATTGTTCAGCTTAAACGGTGTATATATGCAAGAAACTAAAAGACAAAAGCAGGTAGGACAGCTGGTGCAGGAAGAACTCAGCGATATTTTCAACCGCATGGGTTTTAATGTGACAGAAGGGGGGATGATTTCCATTTCGTCTGTTAAGATGACACCCGATTTGCTGGAGGCGCGTGTTTACCTGAGCATGTTCCAGATCAAGGCGCCGGTGGAAATGCTGGCGAAGATGAATGAGCGCATGGGCGAGATCCGCCGCGATCTGGGCAACCGTGTGGGCAAACAACTGCGCCGTGTGCCGGAGCTCACCTTCTTCCTCGATGATACGCTCGACCATGTATTCAAAATGGAAGAGTTGTTCAAAAAGATCAACGACGACAAACAGCAGAAACCCTAATCCCGCGTACCTCCGCATGATCTGGCAGTTCGCTACACGATATTTCCGGGCCCGAAAATCCACCACGGCGATCAATATCATCGCCTGGGTAAGTGTGGGCGCCATCGCGGTAGGCACCGCGGCCCTCATCACCGTTCTGAGCGTTTTCAACG
Above is a genomic segment from Chitinophaga pollutisoli containing:
- a CDS encoding glycosyltransferase, translating into MISIVIPVLNEGATIRQVIKTIKKTSRPIEIIVVDDNSTDNTVDEALKERVRVITSSQRGKGISMREGMMAAKHDIIMYVDGDILTYPDALVELLTDAIVSGEADFTKSYFERQAGRVTQLVAKPLLSILFPELAHFNQPLSGMIAARRHMLQQVHFENDYGVDIGLLIDMHLMGAKIREVNIGRLENAMQTWEQLSKMSREVSRTILKKAESIPQQNLETLGNINIIREQMEYSILESIDKLQKMVIFNLDETIFRENYLYTAAVAFGQEEALVQILQHYSDPLSVLTRSAALFQGRNLAELLEVADGIPVTPDIRHVIRELKRRGYICGLITDGFECVANHMKNKLGADFAFANRMHLVHSVATGEITVPDYFLTGKNGNAQYCKSNILRYISEKYHIQSQNIIYVGNGETDAELLQDAGIGVAYHPQYVEAATVSDKVIEDNCMAPLLDIAQASPEKVRKRWPTKSQAVNIGLGGLAAIATAGLVYLAARQVSKAFRSSDDCDKKSLKPA
- the rbfA gene encoding 30S ribosome-binding factor RbfA, coding for MQETKRQKQVGQLVQEELSDIFNRMGFNVTEGGMISISSVKMTPDLLEARVYLSMFQIKAPVEMLAKMNERMGEIRRDLGNRVGKQLRRVPELTFFLDDTLDHVFKMEELFKKINDDKQQKP